A genomic region of Catalinimonas niigatensis contains the following coding sequences:
- a CDS encoding cyclic nucleotide-binding domain-containing protein, translating into MTRIQHDYKIINYQEGQIVFHEGHAYHGLFYIEEGKVKLYKCLSDGREQMIRIAGKEEFIGYASLFSYKKYKATAAVVENAAIAFIPRQDLLKILGSENNEDLF; encoded by the coding sequence ATGACTCGAATACAACATGATTATAAGATCATTAATTATCAGGAAGGACAAATTGTTTTTCATGAAGGCCATGCTTACCATGGACTTTTTTACATAGAGGAAGGGAAAGTAAAATTGTATAAATGTCTAAGCGATGGAAGAGAGCAGATGATTAGAATTGCTGGAAAAGAAGAGTTTATAGGATACGCTAGCTTATTCAGCTACAAGAAGTATAAAGCAACTGCAGCAGTGGTAGAGAATGCTGCTATCGCATTTATTCCTCGGCAGGATTTACTGAAGATTTTGGGTAGTGAAAACAATGAAGATCTGTTTTGA